A region of Nitrospirota bacterium DNA encodes the following proteins:
- a CDS encoding TVP38/TMEM64 family protein, whose protein sequence is MGRRRIIKGLALAALVVILFMVEYHWKLSSYVSQDRVLQVLSSSGSFAPLVYIALMAVTELSPFPNMPMEVAAGAYFGPVLGTIYSVLGTTAGAIISFSIARLLGRDIIERFLGGHINFCTACSDKLLFKVVVFSRIMPVISFDIISYGAGLTMMSLRSFALATLVGFVPLAFVYNYFGTILVVNTGVAISFGVVMVAIFFLLPLWIERNNILRLRPLFPHLQKSSLQEGERAVTTGQGEKSV, encoded by the coding sequence ATGGGACGCCGCAGGATAATAAAAGGTCTTGCACTGGCAGCGCTTGTTGTGATTCTTTTCATGGTGGAGTATCACTGGAAACTGTCATCGTATGTCAGCCAGGACCGTGTCCTTCAGGTGCTTTCATCGTCGGGGTCCTTCGCTCCGCTCGTATATATTGCACTGATGGCAGTAACGGAACTCAGTCCATTTCCCAATATGCCGATGGAAGTTGCTGCGGGCGCATATTTCGGCCCTGTGCTTGGTACGATTTATTCGGTATTGGGTACGACCGCTGGTGCGATTATCAGTTTCTCCATTGCACGTCTCCTCGGAAGAGACATTATAGAACGCTTCCTTGGCGGGCACATCAATTTCTGTACGGCCTGCTCCGATAAGTTACTGTTCAAGGTTGTTGTCTTTTCGCGTATTATGCCTGTTATTTCGTTTGACATCATCAGTTATGGGGCCGGTCTTACGATGATGTCTCTCAGAAGTTTTGCTTTGGCAACCCTGGTTGGATTTGTCCCTCTGGCATTTGTTTATAATTATTTCGGAACTATACTTGTTGTGAATACAGGAGTTGCCATTTCTTTTGGAGTCGTTATGGTGGCTATCTTTTTTCTTCTGCCCCTGTGGATTGAGAGGAATAATATCTTGAGGCTGAGGCCCCTGTTTCCTCATCTTCAGAAGAGTTCGCTTCAGGAAGGTGAACGGGCAGTGACCACCGGACAGGGGGAAAAGAGTGTATGA
- the pgi gene encoding glucose-6-phosphate isomerase has protein sequence MLFHKNPLQANAWKKLADHYEVMRQIEMKTLFSVDSDRFGKYSIYFEEMLVDYSKNIISDETVGLLLELADELGVGAAIGKMFSGEKINETENRAVLHVALRNLSDTPIHLDGKDVMPEVNAVLRQMEIFSNRVGSGEWKGYTGKAITDIVNIGIGGSDLGPVMVTEALKPYHNPRITPHFVSNIDGTHIVETLKNVSPETTLFMIASKTFTTQETMTNALTARKWFLDAARDEDHIKKHFVALSTNDKEVRKFGIAPENMFVFWDWVGGRYSLWSAIGLPIACTIGFDNFRELLAGGHAMDRHFRDTPFERNIPVLLGLIGIWYNNLFGAQTHAILPYDQYMHRFPAYFQQGDMESNGKSTDRDGKRATYQTGPVIWGEPGTNGQHAFYQLIHQGTKMIPCDFIAPAFSHNPVGDHHMILLSNFFAQTEALMSGKTSEEVEYELRDAGKSDVEIARLSPFKTFTGNRPSNSILIKKLTPRTLGSLIAMYEHKIFVQGVIWNIFSFDQWGVELGKQLAKRILPELTGEKPISDHDSSTAGLISACNKMRKNGFK, from the coding sequence ATGTTGTTCCATAAAAATCCCTTACAGGCGAATGCGTGGAAAAAGCTTGCAGATCATTACGAGGTGATGAGACAGATTGAGATGAAAACGCTGTTCTCCGTGGATAGTGACCGGTTTGGAAAGTATTCCATCTACTTTGAGGAAATGTTAGTCGATTATTCCAAAAATATCATAAGCGATGAAACCGTAGGTCTCCTGCTTGAACTTGCTGACGAGCTTGGGGTTGGAGCTGCGATAGGAAAGATGTTCTCGGGGGAGAAGATCAACGAGACCGAGAACCGTGCTGTCCTGCATGTGGCCCTCCGGAACCTGTCAGATACGCCTATACATCTCGACGGCAAGGACGTAATGCCCGAGGTGAATGCAGTTCTCAGGCAGATGGAGATTTTTTCAAATCGGGTTGGCTCAGGGGAATGGAAAGGTTATACGGGAAAGGCAATTACCGATATTGTGAACATAGGCATCGGCGGATCTGACCTCGGTCCGGTCATGGTGACCGAAGCGCTAAAGCCTTACCATAATCCCCGAATAACACCGCATTTTGTGTCGAATATCGACGGAACACATATTGTTGAGACCCTGAAGAATGTATCCCCTGAGACAACTCTCTTCATGATCGCGTCAAAGACGTTTACCACACAGGAAACGATGACGAATGCTTTGACCGCCAGAAAGTGGTTCCTTGATGCTGCCAGGGATGAAGACCATATCAAAAAGCATTTCGTGGCGCTTTCAACGAATGATAAGGAAGTAAGAAAGTTTGGAATTGCTCCGGAAAACATGTTCGTCTTTTGGGACTGGGTAGGGGGGCGGTATTCTCTCTGGTCGGCAATAGGCCTTCCAATTGCCTGTACTATCGGCTTTGACAATTTTAGGGAACTGCTTGCGGGCGGCCATGCAATGGACAGGCATTTTCGGGACACACCGTTTGAAAGAAATATCCCGGTTCTTCTTGGGCTGATTGGCATATGGTATAACAATCTTTTTGGAGCCCAGACACACGCTATTCTGCCGTATGACCAGTATATGCATCGGTTTCCTGCTTATTTTCAGCAGGGGGATATGGAGAGCAACGGAAAGTCAACTGACCGGGATGGCAAAAGAGCGACATATCAGACAGGACCGGTCATCTGGGGTGAGCCAGGCACTAACGGCCAGCATGCCTTTTACCAGTTAATTCATCAGGGAACAAAGATGATTCCCTGCGATTTTATCGCTCCTGCCTTCAGCCATAACCCGGTCGGCGATCACCATATGATCCTTTTATCAAATTTCTTTGCCCAGACAGAAGCGCTTATGTCCGGTAAAACAAGCGAAGAAGTTGAGTATGAGTTGCGAGATGCCGGCAAGAGCGATGTTGAGATTGCAAGGCTATCCCCTTTCAAAACCTTCACCGGCAACAGGCCCTCGAACTCGATTCTTATAAAAAAGCTGACCCCAAGAACTCTCGGCAGTCTCATAGCCATGTATGAGCACAAAATCTTTGTCCAGGGAGTGATCTGGAATATTTTCAGCTTTGATCAGTGGGGCGTTGAGCTCGGCAAACAGTTGGCCAAAAGGATTCTTCCGGAGCTTACAGGAGAGAAGCCTATATCCGACCACGATTCTTCAACCGCCGGACTGATCAGTGCGTGCAATAAAATGAGAAAGAATGGTTTTAAATAG
- a CDS encoding FixH family protein gives MKAISNIVLTAVVLLSIGIAHGKDYEINKVVGGCNVVMKSDKNPPVAGDNNVSVDITDISGNRVSDPIVVVEYSRPARSGMPPMNYTADTVMKNGKFVGKMSLSLPGPWNITIKIIRGGETALARLTVDVE, from the coding sequence ATGAAAGCAATCAGCAATATCGTCCTGACAGCAGTCGTGTTATTATCGATCGGCATCGCACATGGTAAGGATTACGAGATCAATAAAGTTGTGGGCGGTTGCAATGTTGTGATGAAAAGCGACAAGAATCCACCGGTTGCAGGGGATAATAATGTCAGTGTGGATATTACCGATATATCCGGCAACCGTGTCAGTGATCCAATAGTAGTCGTCGAATATTCCAGACCGGCGAGAAGCGGCATGCCTCCGATGAACTATACGGCTGATACCGTTATGAAGAACGGGAAATTTGTAGGTAAAATGAGCCTTTCCCTACCAGGCCCCTGGAACATAACAATAAAAATAATTCGGGGCGGGGAAACAGCGCTGGCGCGACTCACGGTTGACGTTGAATAA
- a CDS encoding LOG family protein, with protein sequence MDAHYRVVIFGSARIREGDPAYRDIYEIARGLAESGFDIVTGGGPGIMQAANAGHKSAANGTHSIGLRIALPFEQETNKFLDIKQDFDRFSSRLDSFASLSDAIIVAPGGIGTLLEFFYSWQLIQVHQMCETPIILYGNMWTTLLTWLKTEVLGKELFSGTDLHNIFHVTSVERVLSLIRQIHEDRLHMEHVCVNYDKYRVEFEKAKG encoded by the coding sequence ATGGATGCGCACTACAGGGTAGTAATTTTCGGATCAGCGAGAATCAGGGAGGGTGATCCCGCTTATAGAGATATTTACGAGATTGCGCGGGGATTGGCTGAATCCGGATTCGACATTGTGACAGGAGGCGGTCCGGGCATTATGCAAGCGGCCAATGCAGGACACAAGAGTGCGGCAAATGGCACACATTCGATCGGACTGCGCATAGCGCTTCCTTTTGAGCAGGAAACCAATAAATTTCTCGATATCAAGCAGGATTTTGACAGATTCAGTAGCAGGCTGGACTCTTTTGCTTCACTTTCGGATGCGATAATCGTGGCGCCTGGAGGCATAGGCACTTTGCTTGAATTCTTTTATTCCTGGCAACTTATTCAGGTGCATCAGATGTGTGAGACGCCGATTATTCTGTATGGCAATATGTGGACTACTCTTCTGACTTGGTTGAAAACAGAGGTTTTGGGAAAAGAGCTATTCAGCGGTACCGATCTTCACAATATCTTTCATGTCACCTCCGTTGAGCGAGTCCTCAGTCTTATCAGGCAAATTCATGAAGACCGTTTACACATGGAGCATGTATGTGTAAATTATGACAAATACCGCGTCGAGTTTGAAAAAGCGAAGGGGTGA
- a CDS encoding heavy-metal-associated domain-containing protein, whose translation MKKLLLSVEKDYCSECSLALTRFIGNMDGIDSLGIENGSIAIVFDESKISAATLVEIAEENIRRFGYSLLNADVNNI comes from the coding sequence ATGAAAAAGCTGCTTTTATCCGTAGAAAAGGATTATTGTTCGGAATGTTCTCTGGCTCTGACAAGATTTATCGGAAACATGGATGGTATTGATTCTCTTGGCATAGAAAACGGTTCCATAGCAATTGTCTTTGACGAATCGAAAATATCCGCAGCAACGTTGGTCGAAATAGCAGAGGAAAACATTCGCAGATTCGGTTATAGTCTGCTGAACGCGGATGTCAATAATATTTAG
- a CDS encoding sodium:calcium antiporter, whose amino-acid sequence MLLWLEFFVCTAAIVYSGTRLSKYGDMIAEKTGLGRAWIGIVLMASITSLPELVTGIGSVTYAGVPDIAVGDVLGSCVFNMFILAILDTMYRPSPISTKAHQGHVLSAAFGLLLLSIVCVSMFLRDQLSPIGWLGSYSFLFVMIYFIAMRLVFTYERRKIAEFLKEMAEELQYKDISIKTAVMNYAINALIVIIAAIFLPKIGEGIAVSTGLGQTFVGNIFIAVSTSLPEVVVSITAVRMGAVDLAIGNLFGSNIFNIFILALDDILFLKGPLLSYTNPNHIISALAAIAMTTIAIIGLTYRAEKKRLFVAWDSMGILMVYVANLLLLYMLK is encoded by the coding sequence ATGCTTCTCTGGCTCGAATTCTTTGTCTGCACTGCTGCTATCGTCTATTCCGGCACAAGACTGTCGAAGTACGGCGATATGATAGCTGAAAAGACAGGGCTTGGCAGGGCCTGGATCGGCATTGTGCTCATGGCCTCTATTACCTCTCTCCCGGAACTTGTTACAGGAATAGGCTCTGTGACGTATGCCGGAGTTCCTGATATCGCAGTGGGTGATGTGTTAGGCAGTTGTGTCTTTAATATGTTTATCCTCGCAATCCTGGATACCATGTATCGTCCCTCACCAATATCCACCAAGGCGCATCAGGGGCATGTGCTCTCAGCAGCTTTCGGACTTCTTCTCTTGAGCATAGTATGCGTCAGTATGTTTCTGAGAGATCAGTTATCGCCCATCGGCTGGTTAGGTTCATACAGCTTCCTCTTTGTGATGATCTATTTTATTGCCATGAGACTGGTTTTCACTTACGAAAGACGAAAGATAGCGGAATTTCTGAAAGAAATGGCGGAGGAATTGCAGTACAAAGATATCAGTATAAAGACGGCTGTAATGAACTACGCCATAAATGCACTCATTGTGATCATCGCAGCCATTTTTCTCCCGAAAATCGGAGAAGGTATAGCAGTGTCAACCGGATTGGGCCAGACTTTTGTCGGCAATATCTTTATTGCTGTTTCAACTTCTCTGCCGGAGGTCGTCGTCTCGATCACTGCTGTCAGGATGGGGGCTGTTGATCTTGCAATCGGCAATCTCTTCGGCAGCAATATCTTCAATATCTTTATCCTTGCACTTGACGACATTCTCTTTCTCAAAGGCCCTCTGCTGTCATATACAAATCCTAATCACATAATATCGGCATTGGCGGCTATTGCAATGACCACTATTGCGATTATCGGACTGACCTACCGTGCAGAGAAGAAGAGATTGTTTGTGGCATGGGATTCCATGGGAATTCTCATGGTCTATGTGGCCAATTTGCTGCTGTTGTATATGCTGAAGTAG
- a CDS encoding serine/threonine-protein phosphatase — protein sequence MDEQDLNTAALVHYSFLPEDYSSDRFDIAIKARPRNKIGGDYCSILTLGEKRLILCMCDAVGHDIASAFYAARVNTFVLSHCPHHIDPCDLLQTLNEFLCRRLSNSGIFTTFCAIFLNTETLEMEMTGAAHPPVLYYDHRRRTTEMLSSETTFLGLQHPLYPACSLHKRTLHSGDKVVLYTDGLIDDGWGESMSNGIDNLGKFIAINSHLSSVALNDALIEEAIKRNHAEPKDDMLVMTILVR from the coding sequence GTGGATGAACAGGATCTGAACACTGCCGCCTTGGTACATTACAGTTTTCTGCCTGAGGATTATTCCAGTGATCGCTTTGATATTGCCATAAAGGCGCGCCCCAGAAACAAAATTGGCGGGGACTACTGCAGCATCCTTACTTTAGGCGAAAAGAGGCTTATTCTCTGCATGTGCGATGCAGTAGGGCATGACATTGCCTCAGCATTTTATGCCGCCCGGGTCAATACCTTTGTGCTTAGCCATTGTCCGCACCATATCGATCCATGCGATCTGCTTCAGACGCTGAATGAGTTTTTGTGTCGTCGCCTGTCAAATTCCGGAATTTTCACGACGTTTTGCGCAATTTTTCTCAACACTGAAACACTCGAGATGGAAATGACGGGAGCTGCGCATCCTCCGGTCCTCTACTATGATCATAGACGAAGAACCACAGAGATGTTATCCTCAGAAACAACATTTCTTGGTCTCCAGCATCCATTGTACCCGGCCTGTTCTTTACATAAGCGAACACTGCACTCAGGTGATAAAGTTGTTCTCTATACCGATGGTTTGATTGATGACGGATGGGGAGAGAGTATGTCCAATGGAATCGATAATCTCGGGAAGTTTATCGCAATCAATTCCCATCTTTCCAGTGTCGCATTGAACGATGCTCTGATTGAAGAAGCGATAAAAAGGAACCACGCCGAACCAAAAGATGATATGCTTGTCATGACCATTTTGGTTAGATGA
- the trxB gene encoding thioredoxin-disulfide reductase → MNDEIHRILIIGSGPAGLTAAIYAARAQLAPVVIEGIESGGQLLTTSDVENYPGFPEAVTGQDLMDAMRKQALRFGTVLIPEMVEKINFLEKPFRIWTDGQKILTARSIIIATGSSHKWLGLEAEVRLRGRGVSACATCDGYFFRGKEVIVVGGGDTAMEEALFLARLCSKVTIVHRRNQFRASKIMSDRVVMHPKITVIWDSVVNAIHGEAETTGVTGIETKNLVTGATETLECSGVFIAIGRNPNTKLFSGDLDIDRNGYLVTKPGTTNTSVEGVFACGEVQDNIYRQAITSAASGAMAAIDAEHWLEMCGYCG, encoded by the coding sequence ATGAATGATGAAATCCACAGAATTCTTATCATAGGGTCTGGTCCTGCGGGCCTGACTGCTGCAATCTATGCTGCAAGAGCCCAACTTGCTCCTGTAGTAATAGAGGGTATTGAGTCCGGTGGCCAGCTTCTAACGACTTCCGATGTTGAAAACTATCCGGGGTTTCCCGAAGCGGTCACAGGCCAAGACCTTATGGACGCAATGCGCAAGCAGGCATTGCGATTTGGAACTGTGTTGATCCCCGAGATGGTTGAAAAGATAAATTTTCTTGAAAAACCTTTTAGGATATGGACAGATGGGCAGAAAATACTGACTGCCCGTTCTATCATAATCGCTACAGGATCATCTCATAAGTGGCTGGGGCTTGAGGCAGAAGTGAGACTTCGTGGCCGCGGCGTCAGTGCCTGCGCGACCTGCGATGGCTATTTTTTCCGTGGAAAAGAGGTTATTGTCGTTGGGGGTGGAGACACTGCCATGGAGGAGGCCCTTTTTCTCGCTCGTCTCTGTTCCAAAGTAACGATTGTTCACCGAAGGAATCAGTTCCGGGCGTCAAAGATAATGAGCGACCGGGTCGTCATGCATCCCAAAATAACGGTCATATGGGACAGCGTCGTGAACGCTATCCATGGAGAGGCTGAAACGACCGGCGTAACTGGAATTGAGACAAAGAATCTGGTGACAGGAGCAACAGAAACACTTGAGTGCTCAGGAGTTTTCATAGCGATCGGACGGAACCCTAATACTAAGCTTTTCAGTGGTGATCTCGATATAGACAGAAATGGTTATCTGGTAACTAAACCGGGGACTACAAATACAAGCGTCGAAGGTGTTTTTGCCTGCGGTGAGGTACAGGACAATATCTATCGGCAGGCCATAACTTCAGCCGCGAGCGGTGCCATGGCAGCTATCGATGCCGAGCATTGGCTGGAAATGTGCGGATACTGCGGGTGA